The region GGTGCACCGCTAGAAGATGGTGATCTTGCTCCACTTGAAACTGATGATGAAGTTTGGCTACATGACCAGGAAGCTGACAATGATGGTAAAGATGCCAATGATCAAGAAAACGAACCAGCTAATGCGAACAGGATTTCCCAGCTTGCTCAAAATTTGGAGGAGCACAAGGCAAAGATGTGTTGTTCATGATCCTGGACAGACTCAAATAGAGGCTAAATCTTCTCAACTCTCAACTCTCAACTCTCAACTTTCAATTCCATTATTTTTATGCTCACATACCTTAGTTTaagttttatgattttttatgacTGCTATGACTTTCACCTGTATGCattatctttattttctctcaTCTGCTATTCCTATTAATTATTGTTTGTTTATGATCTTTATCTGTGTGATTCTTTTTTATTATACCAAAAGGGGAGAGTAAGAGAAAAAGGAAGTAAAAGAACATGAAAATGCTTTgaaaagttaaaataatttttcaatttaatgTAAGGGGAGAGAACAATACATGTTTAATGAAAAGTACATCTCCTTTTGAAATAATGCGTGTTTAAAGTGCAAAAGTTAGGGGGAGCACTGAGTAGAAAATTCAGGGGTagcattttcatttttttcaaaattattttcactgtttttctctttaaaattgtcatcatcaaaaaagggagattgttaagttcaaacgatGCACACATCGTCtatcatatttttaatgataacaattttcaagagtctGAGTGAACCGGTGATATATTTCATGTAAACTACATTTCAGAAAATAACCCTTACGCTCACATCCTCATCATCTTATGACAATAAGGTACAAGACTGTACCAGAAGACTCCAGCAAGGCATAAACAGAAGACGTTCAAAGGTAGACAATGCAAGGCAGTCCAAACAAGACAAGAAAGGTCAAAGCTTCAAGCCAAACTACTTAAGCAATGGAAAGTCAAATCTGCAAAGACGTTTGAGCAAAAGAAGAGACGAAGACACAAACAAAAGGTATCCATACTTTTATCTCCTagtatctatttttttttccttttttatcgGTTGTTCTTTAATATAAACCAGGCCATTGCAATTGACTCATTATACATGAACCTGCCAGAAGCTTTACACAGGTTTAGTGCACGAGAGCCTAATTGGGGTTTTCATCAGTTCATATCTTTAGGTGAACTTTGTGGCTCTAGGAGTGGGTTTATTGAGAATGATACTTGTATCATTGaagcttatatttttttttggcgAAGTCAGTTGTTGAAATTGAACCTGCTCGTGATATTGAACCTGGTGAACCGACATTTAGTATGGAATCTACTCAATATTTTGGTGATATTCATTTGCCCAGGGAAATCTCATTGGGTGACCTTGTGGAATTCAGGGGTTTAGGGAAAATAGAAAATGCATTTTTTCCACTActagaggatatttgtttacggTATCCTTCACTGATTAGTTGTCAACGGAAGAGAAGTCGTGAGTTTACACAATGGGCATTCACCTTGTTGGGTCGAGTTCTACATTTTCTTGACACtaaaaaagttaaagaaatGAATGATGATGCTTGTAGTCATCTCCAAATGTTATGGGAGGAACTTGAGACATGTAGGTTTGATTTGACATGGCTGCAAGCCTGCAACCCCATATTCAATCTTCCTTGAGTATGAAAAATTATATGGAGAAAGTTGTGCAAGTGAAAATGATGAGGGAGAATGTTGCTAAGGGACTGAAGAAAGAGATGGTTACTGCAGAGGTCGATCTTGAAAGAGCAAAACGAGATTTGCTGAAAGTGCTGTAAGCAGAAGAAGGGTTTGAAGAGAGGGATGTGGATGCTAAAGTAGGATATGGAGGACCATAATGTTGATAGTGTGGTTGTGTTCTTGGAAAAATTTACGAGTTTTGATGCATTAACCCTTCATTTTTCATTTCATCTCATACTCACTTAGGGGGTTGGGGAATAGAATAAAATGGAGGGCAATTAGAGACTTAGTAGTGAGGGAGAAGATAGAGATGGTGATGCTGCAAGAGACAAAACTGCAAGAAGTGGAACAAAGTCTTTGTAATACACTATGGGGTGACTCGAGTTGTGAATGGAAAATGAGCCCGGCTGCGAATAGTGCAGGCGGCCTGCTTTGTATATGGAATAAAGATGCTTTTGAACTGGTAGATTGCACTATCAGCAGTCTTTTATTATATTGGTTGGTAAATTGGGCAAAAGACATTATTGTAAATGTTTATGCTCCTTGTGACCGGGAGGGAAAGAGGGATGTTTGGAGGGAACTTCAGTCGTGGAAACAAGGCTGCATGATTGATTCTTGGTGCATTGGAGGGGATTTTAACACGATGAGAGTAACTCAGGAAAGAAGAGGGGAAGCGAATATGTTGTATTATGGAAGAAGGGATATTGAGGATTCTAATGATTTCATCATCCAGATGGAACTATTGGACATACCTATCTCGGGTAAGCGGTTCACTTGGTTCAGGCCAAATGGCAAGTCTATGAGTAGAATTGATAGATTCCTTCTCTCGGGaggttggttgttgtgctggcTCGAAAGTTCACAACATGTGCTTGATAGAGATTTCTCTGATCATTGTCCATTATTGTTGAGGTGTGTAGTCTGTGATTGGGGCTCGAAACCTTTTAGAACTCTTAATTGCTGGCTGAAAGATCAACGTTTCAAGGAGTTTGTGGAGAAATCCTGGGGTGAGACCCATGTTCAAGGTTGGGGGACACACGTTCTAAAGAAGAAACTTAAGTCCTTGAAAGCTTCTCTTCGCATATGGAATAAGGAGGTGTTTGGAGATGTGAATAAGCAAAGGAAGATCATCATAAAGGACTTGGCTAAACTTgataagaaaatgaagaagtaGGGTTATCAGAAGAGGAGTGTTTGAAAGGCAAGGAGTCGATCCTTTGCCGAAAAGCTCGGGTCCAATGGCTGAAAGAAGGTGACCGCAATTCAAATTTTTTCCATGTTTGTGTGAATTGGCGAAGGCGTACAAATTACTTGACGGGACTCACTATTGACGGAAGATGGGAAGAAAGGCCTTGTGAAATCAAGAAGGAAGTGCAGACTTTCTTTGAGAAGCGATTCGAGGAAGTGGTTCATCCTCAATTGGGTCTAGATGGTGTCCCGTTTAAGACTATCACCTCGGCAGAAAACATTGGCTTGTGTGCTAGATTTGACCCGGCTGAAATCAAGGAGGCGATATGGGATTGTGATGGCGACAAGTCCGGGTCCAGATGGGTTCAATTTTCAATTCATAAAAGCTTTTTGGCATATTCTGGAAGGAGATGTACATAGAGTCCTATATGAGTTCCATTCGTATAATGCTTGCCATCTGGAAGCAATTCGTCATTTATTGCTTTGATCCCAAAATGTGATTCGCCACAGGGCCTTAATAATTTTATGCCTATCTCATTCGTCGGATGCATCTACAAAATAGTGGCGAAGATCTAATTGGCTAATAGGCTTAAGCTCGTGCTCCCCAAAGTGATTTGGATGAACAATCAGCTTTCTTAGCTTGGAGGAATATGTTGGATGGCATCGTTGTGGCAAACGAGGTGATCCATGATGCAAAATGCAGGAAGAAGCAGGCTATGATTTTCAAGGTAGACTTTGAGAAGGCTTACGACACAGTGGGATGGGGCTTCTTGAGCTATATGTTGTGAAGGATGAATttccaagagaaatgggtgGGTTGGATAGAGAGTTGCCTAAAAACTGCAAGAGTATCTGTCCTAGTGAACGGAAGCCCAGGAGAGGAGTTCAAAATGGGAAGGGGGTTGAGGCAGGGTGATCCAATGGCTCCTATCCTCTATCTCATAGTCGCGGAAGGCCTAAATGGCCTATTCTAACAGGCGGTGCGTCTTGGGAAGTTTGAAGGTTATGTTCTAGGCCAGTCAAATGATGTAGGAGTGTCTTTACTACAGTTCGCGGATGATACACTTT is a window of Lotus japonicus ecotype B-129 chromosome 5, LjGifu_v1.2 DNA encoding:
- the LOC130719284 gene encoding uncharacterized protein LOC130719284; translation: MAASLQPHIQSSLSMKNYMEKVVQVKMMRENVAKGLKKEMVTAEVDLERAKRDLLKVLGLGNRIKWRAIRDLVVREKIEMVMLQETKLQEVEQSLCNTLWGDSSCEWKMSPAANSAGGLLCIWNKDAFELVDCTISSLLLYWLVNWAKDIIVNVYAPCDREGKRDVWRELQSWKQGCMIDSWCIGGDFNTMRVTQERRGEANMLYYGRRDIEDSNDFIIQMELLDIPISGKRFTWFRPNGKSMSRIDRFLLSGGWLLCWLESSQHVLDRDFSDHCPLLLRCVVCDWGSKPFRTLNCWLKDQRFKEFVEKSWGETHVQGWGTHVLKKKLKSLKASLRIWNKEVFGDVNKQRKIIIKDLAKLDKKMKK